A portion of the Paenibacillus marchantiae genome contains these proteins:
- a CDS encoding NADPH-dependent F420 reductase, giving the protein MKIAIIGTGNIGGNLTRRLTKLGHDVSIANSRGPHTLTDLAEETGAKPLEVTDVAHGAELVIVTIPQKNIPDLPDGILDQTAPGAAIIDTGNYYPRQRDGFIAEIEGGLPESRWVEQFLKHPVNKAFNGISAVNLLERGLPAGSPDRLALPVAGDDPDTKKIVLQLVEELGFDAIDAGGLDESWRQQPGTPSYQEHGADSLRQALSNASPVRSEDFKA; this is encoded by the coding sequence ATGAAAATCGCAATTATTGGAACGGGAAATATCGGTGGTAATCTCACCCGTCGTCTCACCAAACTTGGTCATGATGTCTCGATTGCTAACTCGCGCGGTCCTCATACCTTGACGGATCTAGCTGAAGAGACAGGCGCAAAACCGCTTGAAGTAACGGACGTCGCCCATGGAGCCGAGCTGGTCATTGTAACGATTCCACAAAAGAATATTCCGGATCTCCCTGATGGTATCTTAGACCAAACTGCACCTGGTGCTGCCATTATTGACACCGGGAACTATTACCCCCGTCAGCGTGACGGCTTTATTGCCGAGATCGAGGGTGGCTTACCTGAAAGCCGCTGGGTCGAGCAATTCTTGAAACATCCTGTCAACAAAGCCTTTAATGGGATTTCCGCTGTTAATCTGCTTGAACGTGGACTGCCTGCCGGCTCACCGGATCGACTTGCTCTCCCGGTAGCTGGTGATGATCCGGATACAAAGAAAATTGTACTTCAACTTGTCGAAGAGTTGGGATTTGACGCCATAGACGCCGGCGGTTTGGACGAATCGTGGCGCCAACAACCGGGGACTCCTAGTTACCAGGAGCATGGAGCGGATAGTCTTCGGCAGGCCTTATCGAATGCTAGTCCTGTACGAAGCGAGGACTTTAAAGCTTGA
- a CDS encoding TetR/AcrR family transcriptional regulator codes for MTRGGRPREFKDTAVIDAAMDAFWLNGYEGCSTEDLCKQTGLGKGSLYNAFGSKHDLYEKVLQRYHEEGIREQSEILQSPLPLKERLRGLLEWGVQEDFSESGRRGCLLINAAMERARVDPMVEEVVTRHIGLLEDALYNLMEQGVQTGEITSGRPAKELASLFLSSYYGLRVLNSSSQNRDLAKSIVEGTLAAIY; via the coding sequence GTGACCAGAGGTGGAAGACCACGAGAATTTAAGGATACGGCTGTGATTGACGCAGCCATGGATGCCTTTTGGTTGAACGGATACGAAGGGTGCTCTACTGAGGATCTATGTAAACAGACCGGTCTCGGGAAGGGCAGTTTATATAATGCGTTTGGTAGCAAACATGATTTATATGAAAAGGTACTCCAGCGTTACCATGAGGAAGGAATACGGGAGCAAAGCGAGATTTTACAGAGCCCCTTACCGTTGAAAGAAAGATTACGCGGCCTGCTGGAGTGGGGTGTACAGGAAGATTTCTCGGAATCAGGGCGAAGAGGCTGTCTCCTAATTAATGCAGCAATGGAACGGGCACGGGTTGATCCTATGGTTGAAGAAGTGGTGACACGGCATATCGGATTGTTGGAGGATGCACTTTATAATCTGATGGAGCAGGGTGTCCAGACAGGAGAGATTACTTCAGGGAGACCAGCCAAAGAACTGGCAAGCCTGTTCCTAAGCAGCTATTACGGACTTCGCGTGCTTAACAGTTCTTCACAGAACCGTGATCTGGCAAAAAGTATTGTAGAAGGTACATTGGCAGCTATTTACTAG
- a CDS encoding MFS transporter, with the protein MPLAIYVLSLAIFCMTTSEFMVAGMMNTLAGEFGVSVSQVGYLITAFSAGMVVGGPLLTAALLNMPRKKAFIMLTGVFLAGQLLGAIAGSYEVMMASRIIAGVASSAAFGVSISISASLVEENQRGRAVSIIFGGLMIATVLGTPAATWVADAYGWRFSFWAVAILVLLSGVTALRLIPVLSRPEPTSLRHEMKSFRNRKLWAAYLTSFLIIGATFAAFSYFAPIFTELTGFSTSAVPLLFVVYGAATVVGNLITGRLADRYTMLILTIGLVLLTFGLLTFAIGVHTAAVVIPAVVIIGLVGVPMNPPMVARVIRAGGSGLMVNTVHTAIVTFGVVVGSSVGGLAISAGYGLVAPIWVGVVLALVGVISLLPYMRGIFKVKVADMDIKH; encoded by the coding sequence ATGCCATTGGCAATCTATGTGCTTAGCTTGGCTATTTTTTGCATGACTACCTCAGAATTTATGGTAGCTGGAATGATGAATACACTTGCGGGGGAATTTGGAGTATCTGTCTCGCAAGTAGGATATTTGATTACAGCCTTTTCAGCGGGGATGGTCGTAGGAGGTCCCTTACTAACCGCTGCTCTGCTGAATATGCCTAGGAAAAAAGCATTTATTATGCTAACCGGTGTGTTTCTCGCTGGACAGTTGCTTGGCGCGATCGCAGGTAGCTATGAGGTTATGATGGCCTCACGCATCATAGCAGGTGTTGCTTCCTCGGCTGCTTTTGGCGTATCAATCTCGATCTCTGCTTCGCTGGTGGAAGAAAACCAGCGGGGACGGGCGGTGTCGATAATCTTCGGTGGTCTTATGATCGCCACGGTTCTGGGTACACCTGCTGCAACGTGGGTGGCCGATGCTTATGGCTGGCGTTTCAGTTTTTGGGCGGTCGCCATTCTTGTTCTACTGTCAGGAGTAACTGCATTGAGGTTGATCCCTGTATTATCTAGACCGGAGCCCACAAGTTTGCGTCATGAAATGAAATCTTTTCGCAATCGCAAGCTATGGGCGGCTTACCTGACAAGTTTTCTTATTATAGGAGCTACCTTTGCAGCATTCAGCTACTTTGCTCCAATTTTTACAGAGCTGACGGGCTTTTCAACGTCCGCGGTGCCACTATTGTTTGTTGTGTATGGAGCTGCTACGGTTGTTGGTAATCTGATTACTGGTCGACTGGCGGACCGATACACCATGCTGATTCTAACGATAGGGCTTGTTCTCTTGACGTTTGGTCTTCTGACATTCGCCATTGGCGTACATACAGCTGCCGTGGTTATTCCTGCTGTAGTCATCATCGGGTTGGTCGGGGTTCCAATGAATCCGCCTATGGTCGCGCGAGTGATACGCGCGGGAGGAAGTGGTCTGATGGTGAACACCGTTCATACCGCGATCGTCACCTTTGGTGTAGTGGTAGGGTCTTCTGTTGGTGGCTTGGCCATTAGTGCCGGTTACGGCCTGGTTGCGCCGATCTGGGTCGGGGTTGTGTTGGCTTTGGTAGGTGTAATTTCGCTGCTTCCGTATATGCGTGGAATCTTCAAAGTTAAGGTTGCAGATATGGATATAAAACATTAA
- a CDS encoding multidrug effflux MFS transporter — protein MKKYAVPSLLLMIVLIAFPQISETIYTPSLPDIAAALGVSNSSVQFTLSIYFIGFALGVFCWGWLSDLIGRRPAMLGGLIVYGIGSLMCFYSESIQLLLVSRFVQAFGAATGSIITQTMLRESVSGDRRHAMFAQISAVIAFTPAVGPLIGGWIDQALGFRWVFFALVLMSVLLFIYAFIKLPETTNVSLRSKVAILPVVKKMLAMPRVMVFGVLIGGINGVLFSYYAEAPFIFIEHFDLSPGVYGFLGIIVALASVFGAMISKRLLTVYAPEKIIRLGCLVMTSGALLLTLGSRLSMLPNLLQIICMLTAMFVLLIGAGIALPNCLSLALVHFQDVIGTAGAIFSLGYYLLVSLTTWGMGALHNGSLLIMPLYFLIISVGMLWLGKRFISEE, from the coding sequence ATGAAGAAATATGCTGTACCATCTTTGCTTTTAATGATTGTTCTTATCGCTTTTCCACAAATCAGCGAAACCATCTACACTCCATCTCTGCCAGATATCGCAGCAGCACTTGGTGTATCTAATAGTTCCGTACAATTCACGTTAAGCATCTATTTTATAGGATTTGCATTAGGCGTTTTCTGCTGGGGCTGGCTGTCCGACTTGATTGGTCGCAGACCTGCAATGCTGGGCGGTCTCATCGTATATGGGATCGGAAGCTTGATGTGCTTTTATTCGGAATCAATTCAGTTGCTTCTCGTCAGCCGTTTCGTACAGGCTTTCGGTGCCGCAACTGGCTCGATTATCACCCAAACCATGCTTCGCGAAAGTGTATCGGGAGATCGAAGACATGCGATGTTTGCCCAAATCTCTGCTGTCATTGCATTTACACCGGCAGTTGGACCACTGATTGGTGGTTGGATTGATCAGGCCCTTGGCTTCAGATGGGTATTCTTTGCGTTAGTACTGATGAGCGTTTTGTTGTTCATATATGCTTTTATTAAACTGCCGGAGACAACGAACGTTTCTTTACGATCCAAGGTGGCTATACTTCCGGTTGTTAAAAAGATGCTCGCCATGCCGCGCGTAATGGTGTTTGGCGTATTGATCGGTGGTATTAACGGAGTTTTATTCAGTTATTATGCCGAAGCTCCCTTCATCTTCATTGAACACTTTGATCTGTCGCCTGGCGTTTATGGTTTTCTGGGCATTATTGTGGCCTTGGCATCGGTGTTCGGTGCAATGATCTCCAAAAGATTATTGACCGTTTACGCACCGGAAAAGATTATTCGTTTGGGTTGTCTGGTCATGACCAGCGGGGCTCTGCTCCTAACCCTTGGAAGCAGATTGTCTATGCTGCCCAATCTTTTGCAAATCATCTGCATGTTAACTGCCATGTTTGTTCTGTTGATTGGCGCAGGTATTGCTTTGCCCAATTGTCTAAGTCTTGCGCTTGTTCATTTTCAAGATGTAATTGGCACAGCAGGTGCCATATTCAGCTTGGGCTACTATTTGCTGGTAAGCCTTACGACATGGGGAATGGGTGCTCTGCATAACGGTTCATTGCTGATAATGCCCTTATATTTTCTAATCATTAGCGTCGGAATGTTGTGGCTTGGCAAAAGATTTATCTCAGAAGAATAA
- a CDS encoding CcdC protein domain-containing protein produces the protein MNPISLTISLLIVVLILRGVIQGSKKPLHESGRKLLIPILYISSSLFELFDPTLVLTSGRMISSIAIGAILSIPLILVTQFERKSDGKMYYKRNVSLYVLIIVIFSIRFFDFLFISGIDPKTLGFLNNVVALSYIAIWRIASFIKFHNSKSSTFRAWDKTA, from the coding sequence ATGAATCCAATATCTTTAACAATCTCATTATTAATTGTCGTGCTTATCTTAAGGGGCGTTATCCAGGGCAGCAAGAAGCCATTGCACGAATCAGGCCGGAAATTATTAATTCCGATCCTTTATATCTCTTCATCTTTGTTTGAATTGTTCGACCCTACATTGGTGCTTACATCAGGCAGAATGATCAGTTCGATCGCTATAGGTGCAATTCTGTCGATCCCATTAATTCTGGTGACGCAATTCGAGCGGAAATCGGATGGCAAGATGTATTATAAAAGAAACGTATCTCTTTATGTTTTAATTATTGTTATCTTCTCGATCCGATTCTTTGACTTCTTGTTCATCTCAGGCATTGATCCCAAGACTCTTGGATTCCTGAATAATGTAGTTGCCCTGTCCTATATTGCCATTTGGCGAATAGCTAGCTTCATTAAATTTCATAATTCCAAGTCTAGTACGTTCAGAGCTTGGGACAAAACTGCTTAA
- a CDS encoding multicopper oxidase family protein: MPDKIKLQKFVDELPIPNTLSPRKRSSNSSYYEVTMKEFSQKLHRDLGPTRLWGYDGTFPGPTFEVMKNETVFVKWMNDLPNKHFLPVDTTIHGSEITVPEGRSVVHLHGGRTPAHSDGYPEAWFTRNFEQTGPLFEREVYTYPNIERATMLWYHDHTVGITRLNVYAGLAGFYFIRDQNEQSLNLPKGKYEIPLLIVDRSFNPDGSLNYPSKPDQNDANLPHPSLVPPFDADTILINGKVYPFLEVEPRKYRFRILNASNSRILTLKMESNQPFYQLGTDSGFLETTIRINEFVLLSAERIDVIIDFSQYYGQTIILKNVTKSASPETIDIMQFRISVPLKSIDTSSLPFYLEAFDRLPKSMAKRTRYLTLVRVKDQYGRSLNLLDGKMWMDRISERIEVNTIEIWRIINIIDDDPHPIHIHLVDFQILDRQPFDVSHFQKTGKLIFTGPPTPPNQYEMGLKDTVATPFGYVTTIIARFGPFTGRYVWHCHMLEHEDYEMMRPFDIF; encoded by the coding sequence ATGCCTGACAAGATAAAACTACAAAAATTCGTGGATGAACTGCCTATTCCAAACACATTATCTCCTAGGAAGCGAAGCAGTAATAGTTCTTATTACGAAGTGACTATGAAGGAGTTTTCTCAGAAGCTGCATAGAGACCTCGGGCCTACCCGTTTATGGGGTTATGACGGAACATTTCCAGGTCCTACGTTTGAAGTGATGAAGAATGAAACCGTGTTTGTTAAATGGATGAACGACCTGCCCAATAAGCACTTTCTTCCCGTTGATACTACGATTCATGGTTCGGAAATTACTGTTCCAGAGGGTAGGAGCGTTGTGCATTTACATGGAGGAAGAACGCCAGCTCATAGTGATGGCTACCCCGAAGCTTGGTTTACGAGAAATTTTGAGCAAACGGGACCTTTGTTTGAACGAGAGGTTTATACGTATCCAAATATTGAACGAGCTACAATGTTATGGTACCACGATCATACAGTAGGCATTACAAGATTGAACGTCTACGCAGGACTCGCGGGATTTTATTTCATTCGAGACCAAAATGAACAATCCCTTAATCTTCCGAAAGGAAAATATGAAATCCCTCTACTCATTGTGGACCGATCTTTCAATCCGGACGGATCTCTAAACTACCCCAGCAAACCGGATCAAAACGATGCAAACTTGCCTCATCCTTCCCTTGTTCCTCCTTTTGATGCGGATACCATTCTGATAAACGGCAAGGTTTATCCATTTTTGGAGGTAGAACCAAGAAAATACCGTTTTCGAATTTTAAACGCATCCAATAGTCGAATCCTTACATTAAAAATGGAATCCAATCAACCATTTTATCAACTTGGAACCGATAGCGGCTTTCTTGAGACAACAATAAGAATAAACGAATTTGTACTTTTAAGTGCCGAGCGTATAGATGTGATCATTGATTTTTCTCAATATTATGGTCAAACTATTATTCTCAAAAATGTCACCAAGAGTGCGTCCCCTGAAACAATAGATATCATGCAATTCAGAATAAGTGTCCCATTAAAAAGTATAGATACCAGCTCACTTCCATTTTATTTAGAAGCATTCGATCGACTCCCAAAAAGTATGGCAAAGAGAACAAGATATTTAACACTTGTCAGAGTGAAGGATCAATATGGTCGCTCTTTAAATCTATTAGATGGAAAAATGTGGATGGATCGAATTTCCGAAAGAATTGAAGTAAATACGATTGAAATCTGGCGTATCATTAATATCATTGATGATGACCCTCACCCCATTCATATTCATTTGGTTGATTTTCAAATTCTTGATCGTCAACCTTTTGATGTTTCTCATTTTCAGAAAACCGGAAAACTTATTTTCACAGGCCCCCCCACTCCTCCTAATCAGTATGAAATGGGATTAAAAGATACTGTAGCAACCCCCTTCGGTTACGTTACAACGATTATTGCTCGTTTCGGACCTTTTACCGGGCGTTATGTATGGCATTGTCACATGCTTGAGCATGAAGACTACGAAATGATGCGACCGTTTGATATTTTTTAG
- a CDS encoding IclR family transcriptional regulator: MDRKSGTNTLGRALDILFALSEANGTLSVSEIAEKVSIPESSTYRFLQTLEKNGIVERRGKNQIGLGLRILDLARSLNQQIHRELLSLALPIMINLMESTQETSLLFVRTGNDAVCIQHVKGRGLIQFVIENGRRLPLHQGASGKSILAFENEKTIEQVVANITNDRNRSELIDSLKAVKEQGFACTEGEYDPDVFAIGAPVLDSHGLVVASLSIAGPLFRGTKERIPEMINSVMESSKHLSNLLGGE, translated from the coding sequence TTGGATCGGAAAAGTGGAACAAACACTCTTGGAAGGGCTTTGGATATTTTATTTGCGTTATCTGAGGCGAATGGAACATTATCAGTTAGTGAGATCGCAGAAAAGGTCAGCATTCCAGAAAGCTCAACCTATCGTTTTTTGCAAACGCTTGAAAAGAACGGGATTGTGGAGCGTAGGGGCAAAAATCAGATCGGACTTGGTTTGCGTATTCTGGATTTAGCTCGTAGCTTGAATCAACAAATTCATCGTGAGTTGTTGTCACTTGCATTGCCTATTATGATCAATCTGATGGAGTCTACACAGGAAACTTCGTTATTGTTCGTTAGAACTGGAAATGATGCTGTTTGCATTCAACATGTGAAAGGTCGAGGTCTTATTCAATTTGTAATCGAAAACGGTAGACGTTTGCCTTTACATCAAGGAGCTTCTGGAAAAAGTATCCTGGCTTTTGAAAATGAGAAGACGATTGAGCAGGTTGTAGCGAATATTACAAACGATCGGAACCGATCGGAATTGATTGATAGTTTGAAAGCTGTCAAGGAACAGGGCTTCGCTTGTACTGAAGGAGAATATGATCCCGATGTATTTGCGATTGGAGCACCGGTATTGGATAGTCATGGTCTTGTCGTGGCAAGTCTATCTATTGCGGGTCCTTTATTTCGCGGGACGAAAGAGAGGATACCCGAAATGATTAATAGCGTTATGGAATCGTCCAAGCATCTCTCCAATCTACTTGGAGGGGAATAG
- a CDS encoding ABC transporter ATP-binding protein, protein MTEAVAVEFQHVNKNYGSGSVLHDFNLTVPKGQIVTIIGPSGCGKTTLLKMINRLEEPSQGRVLVEGRDVGAADAVQLRRDIGYVIQQIGLFPHMTIEENIGIVPRLKGARKEERKERVDLLLNLIGLPAEQYSKRYPHELSGGQQQRIGVARALASDPSIILMDEPFSALDPISRVQLQKELIQLNQRLHKTIIFVTHDIEEALKIADRIILLKEGEVIQNSTPAELLAHPANDFVIEFIGQERFRPSFPSGMAQHIMIDGISISNISTISEALELLRLNQADALAVTGNWGELLGIVGIEEISEHLQHDSKMKVGDIVKNGTRALFENTPISDVFELMQSQRILPVVDDQNRLIGTVTRSGVIEAIGRHFHREETSA, encoded by the coding sequence ATGACTGAAGCAGTGGCAGTTGAATTCCAGCATGTAAATAAAAATTATGGCTCTGGCAGTGTGCTGCATGATTTTAATCTTACGGTACCGAAAGGTCAGATTGTAACAATTATTGGGCCCTCGGGTTGCGGCAAAACTACACTGCTCAAAATGATCAATCGTCTTGAGGAGCCGAGTCAGGGAAGAGTTCTTGTCGAAGGGCGAGATGTAGGAGCTGCAGATGCAGTCCAACTCCGGCGCGATATCGGATATGTAATTCAGCAAATTGGCTTGTTTCCACATATGACCATAGAAGAGAATATTGGCATTGTTCCGAGGCTTAAGGGAGCGAGAAAGGAAGAACGAAAAGAGAGGGTTGATCTATTACTGAACCTGATCGGTCTCCCAGCTGAACAATATAGCAAACGTTATCCCCATGAGCTTAGTGGCGGGCAGCAGCAACGGATCGGTGTAGCCCGTGCATTGGCGTCAGACCCTTCCATTATTTTAATGGACGAACCCTTTAGCGCACTTGATCCCATCAGCCGAGTCCAGCTTCAAAAAGAACTGATCCAGCTGAATCAGCGGCTGCATAAAACGATAATTTTTGTCACCCACGACATTGAAGAAGCGTTGAAGATCGCTGATCGGATTATTCTACTGAAGGAGGGTGAGGTAATTCAGAACAGTACACCTGCGGAGCTGCTGGCCCATCCGGCAAACGACTTTGTGATCGAATTTATCGGCCAGGAGAGGTTTCGTCCTTCTTTTCCAAGTGGGATGGCACAGCATATTATGATTGACGGTATCTCGATAAGTAATATTTCAACAATCTCAGAGGCACTTGAACTCCTGCGCTTGAATCAGGCTGATGCTCTTGCTGTGACCGGGAATTGGGGAGAACTGCTGGGTATTGTAGGAATCGAAGAAATCAGCGAACATCTGCAGCATGACAGCAAAATGAAGGTCGGTGATATTGTGAAAAATGGGACCCGCGCCCTCTTTGAGAACACACCGATCTCTGATGTATTCGAACTGATGCAAAGTCAACGAATATTGCCTGTCGTGGATGATCAGAACCGTTTAATCGGTACGGTAACCCGTTCAGGTGTTATTGAAGCCATTGGTCGACACTTTCACCGAGAGGAGACCAGTGCATGA
- a CDS encoding ABC transporter permease, which yields MNHIWDTLAADWPMIVEKMGEHMYLSLISVLMGGIIAIPLGIYLTSRKRMADTIITVVSAIQTIPSLALFGFMIPLVGIGTTPAIIALTLYAVLPMLQNTYVGINGVHPSLIEAGTGMGMTKWQMMKMIQLPIARSVIMAGVRLVAVQTISLTTIATYIAAGGLGDIITRGIAMINTVTIMEGAIPVSLLVISVNFILLLLNRALTPKGLRHLNKF from the coding sequence ATGAACCATATATGGGATACGTTAGCTGCTGACTGGCCGATGATCGTTGAGAAAATGGGAGAGCACATGTATCTGTCCCTCATTTCCGTCCTCATGGGGGGAATCATTGCAATACCCCTTGGTATTTATCTGACCAGCCGCAAGCGGATGGCGGATACAATCATTACTGTAGTCTCTGCCATCCAGACCATTCCAAGTCTGGCGTTGTTCGGATTCATGATTCCGCTGGTAGGCATCGGCACAACACCTGCCATTATTGCATTGACCTTATATGCCGTGCTTCCGATGCTCCAGAACACCTATGTCGGTATTAATGGAGTTCATCCTTCTCTGATTGAGGCAGGAACCGGGATGGGCATGACCAAATGGCAGATGATGAAGATGATTCAGCTTCCGATTGCGCGTAGTGTCATCATGGCCGGCGTAAGACTCGTCGCGGTGCAAACGATAAGTCTTACGACAATTGCGACCTATATTGCCGCAGGAGGACTGGGAGATATCATCACAAGAGGCATTGCCATGATCAATACGGTTACCATTATGGAAGGGGCCATCCCCGTCTCGCTGCTGGTAATCTCCGTTAACTTCATTTTGCTGCTTCTTAACAGGGCACTTACCCCAAAGGGGTTGCGGCATTTGAATAAATTTTAA
- a CDS encoding ABC transporter substrate-binding protein, producing the protein MTTTNKKRWNVTKGGRLLITLGLVLTTVLTAVGCSNSNASGRNDTIVLATKGFAESDILANAFKLLVENDTKLKTEIKKLDNTLLWNAIDSGDVDAYVEYSGTALINILKQEPEFDADKAFKTVVTQLKEKNKLIALDPLGFNNTYVFTVRRETAEKYGLKTASQLAEKSGELVFGASEEFLNRPDAWPYVESIYKPKFKKTKSIQDPSLQYQAIKQKLIDVKLSYSTDSQILANDLVALEDDKHVFIPYDAFPLVREQTLDEHPELKEVLNKLAGKLDEKAMQKLNAEVEQDQKPALDVARDWLKAQGLIK; encoded by the coding sequence ATGACAACCACCAACAAAAAAAGATGGAATGTAACCAAAGGAGGCAGGCTACTTATCACCCTTGGGCTGGTGTTGACAACCGTGCTGACAGCAGTGGGGTGCTCGAATTCCAATGCGTCCGGGCGTAACGATACCATCGTACTGGCCACGAAAGGATTCGCAGAGTCTGATATTTTGGCCAACGCCTTCAAACTCTTGGTTGAGAATGACACGAAGCTGAAGACAGAGATTAAGAAGCTGGACAACACACTGCTCTGGAATGCCATTGACTCAGGGGATGTGGATGCCTATGTAGAGTACAGCGGGACGGCCTTGATCAATATTTTGAAGCAGGAACCAGAATTTGATGCAGATAAAGCATTTAAAACAGTCGTAACCCAACTCAAGGAAAAGAACAAATTGATTGCGCTAGACCCCCTAGGGTTCAACAATACCTATGTCTTTACAGTACGTAGAGAAACCGCTGAGAAGTATGGGCTAAAGACAGCTTCTCAACTTGCTGAGAAATCAGGTGAACTGGTTTTTGGAGCCAGTGAGGAGTTTCTGAATCGCCCAGATGCCTGGCCTTATGTAGAGAGCATATACAAACCAAAGTTCAAGAAGACAAAGTCCATTCAGGACCCTTCCTTGCAGTATCAGGCGATAAAGCAAAAGCTGATTGATGTGAAGCTCTCGTATTCAACGGACAGCCAAATCCTGGCCAATGACCTCGTAGCGTTGGAGGATGACAAGCATGTGTTTATTCCGTATGATGCATTTCCACTGGTTCGTGAGCAGACGCTGGATGAACATCCGGAGTTGAAAGAAGTCCTCAACAAGTTGGCAGGAAAACTGGATGAGAAGGCAATGCAAAAGTTGAATGCAGAGGTGGAACAGGATCAGAAACCGGCACTTGATGTTGCGAGGGACTGGCTGAAAGCCCAAGGGCTAATCAAGTGA